One segment of Agromyces albus DNA contains the following:
- a CDS encoding NAD-dependent epimerase/dehydratase family protein, which yields MHVVVTGASGRLGRSVCAALVAAGHLVVGADRTLGGLDGIDERAIDLADDRAVQRLLDEVRPDALVHLAGIAVPFSAPERDILLTNTSLAHIVLAAAARGGVARVLAASSPTVIGYGSPGWHAASVPIDERHAVAPTNAYALSKVVIEDTVRMFSRTSNGAFGFFRPCYVVSPEEWAGAPTQQGHTIAERLADPALAAVSLFNYVDARDAAEFVAAWLAAPAAAIDGEGFFVGAADSLAVRPVAELWRDFAPGLGEAAELLTGTQPVFDIGKAQRRLGWRPARSWRTELDAASVASEASVAASVIRPHETRAS from the coding sequence ATGCACGTCGTCGTCACCGGTGCATCCGGTCGTCTGGGCCGCAGCGTCTGCGCCGCCCTCGTGGCGGCGGGCCACCTCGTCGTGGGCGCCGACCGCACGTTGGGCGGTCTTGACGGCATCGACGAGCGGGCGATCGACCTCGCCGACGATCGAGCCGTCCAACGATTGCTCGACGAAGTGCGACCCGATGCGCTCGTGCACCTCGCGGGCATCGCCGTGCCCTTCAGCGCGCCAGAGCGCGACATCCTGCTCACGAACACGAGCCTCGCGCACATCGTGCTCGCCGCCGCAGCTCGGGGCGGAGTGGCGAGGGTGCTCGCCGCGAGCAGTCCGACGGTGATCGGCTACGGCTCGCCCGGTTGGCATGCGGCATCCGTGCCCATCGACGAACGCCATGCGGTCGCGCCGACGAACGCCTACGCCCTCTCGAAGGTCGTCATCGAAGACACCGTGCGAATGTTCTCCCGCACGTCGAACGGCGCGTTCGGCTTCTTCCGGCCCTGCTACGTCGTCTCCCCCGAGGAATGGGCGGGCGCCCCGACGCAACAGGGCCACACCATCGCCGAGCGGCTCGCCGACCCCGCCCTCGCCGCGGTGAGCCTCTTCAACTACGTCGACGCGCGCGATGCCGCGGAGTTCGTCGCCGCGTGGCTCGCAGCCCCCGCCGCCGCCATCGACGGCGAGGGGTTCTTCGTCGGCGCCGCCGACTCGCTCGCCGTGCGCCCCGTGGCCGAGCTCTGGCGCGACTTCGCCCCGGGTCTCGGCGAGGCCGCCGAGCTGCTCACGGGCACGCAGCCCGTGTTCGACATCGGCAAGGCCCAACGGCGGCTCGGATGGCGGCCGGCGCGCAGCTGGCGCACCGAGCTCGACGCGGCATCCGTCGCCTCCGAGGCATCCGTCGCCGCATCCGTCATCCGACCGCACGAGACGAGGGCCTCATGA
- a CDS encoding LacI family DNA-binding transcriptional regulator: protein MSDRNRAVTIADVAARAGVSQASVSRVLNGKQSVDPAIVQAVQAAITALGYTPSVAARSLVHGRNDTIAMVVPDLENPLFQGILKGLSRAVAADGYRVLVADTAEQVDEEEVTALEARHRCDAIVLCAPRMPEERLQRLVARIAPVVVVNRPLPGAQVPIVGVDYARGIRDLVDHLHGLGHRRLAYLSGPRLSASNAERLRGVADAVAAEPGIAIDVIEGGSRLDDGYEAAESVDAARREGVTAVIAFNDLVALGLMTRLRELGVEVPGDLSIAGFDDVPMARFATPRLTSMSVPRGEIGAQVWARLRTLIAGGPIEHTVLYRPRLEARESTGPVR, encoded by the coding sequence ATGAGCGATCGGAACCGAGCGGTCACGATCGCCGACGTCGCCGCGCGGGCGGGGGTGTCACAGGCATCCGTCTCCCGCGTGCTCAATGGCAAGCAGTCCGTCGACCCCGCCATCGTGCAGGCCGTGCAGGCCGCCATCACGGCACTCGGCTACACGCCGAGCGTCGCCGCGCGAAGTCTCGTGCACGGGCGCAACGACACGATCGCGATGGTCGTGCCCGATCTCGAGAACCCGCTCTTCCAGGGCATCCTCAAGGGACTCAGCCGAGCGGTGGCGGCCGACGGCTATCGGGTGCTCGTCGCCGATACCGCCGAGCAGGTCGACGAAGAAGAGGTCACTGCGCTCGAAGCGCGCCATCGCTGCGACGCGATCGTGCTGTGCGCGCCGCGCATGCCCGAGGAGCGCCTGCAACGACTCGTGGCCCGCATCGCGCCGGTCGTCGTCGTGAACCGGCCCCTTCCCGGCGCGCAAGTTCCGATCGTCGGCGTCGACTACGCACGCGGCATCCGCGACCTCGTCGACCACCTGCACGGCCTTGGCCATCGGCGCCTCGCGTATCTCAGCGGCCCCAGGCTGAGCGCCTCGAACGCCGAGCGCCTGCGCGGCGTCGCCGACGCGGTGGCGGCCGAGCCCGGCATCGCGATCGACGTCATCGAGGGCGGCTCCCGGCTCGACGACGGCTACGAGGCCGCCGAGTCCGTCGACGCCGCGCGACGTGAGGGCGTGACCGCGGTCATCGCCTTCAACGACCTCGTCGCGCTCGGGCTCATGACCCGGCTGCGCGAGCTCGGCGTCGAGGTCCCCGGCGACCTCTCCATCGCGGGATTCGACGACGTGCCGATGGCGAGGTTCGCCACGCCGCGGCTCACGAGCATGTCGGTGCCGCGAGGCGAGATCGGCGCGCAAGTCTGGGCACGGCTGCGCACGCTCATCGCCGGCGGGCCGATCGAGCACACCGTGCTGTATCGGCCGCGCCTCGAGGCGCGCGAGAGCACCGGGCCCGTGCGATGA
- a CDS encoding DUF6807 domain-containing protein encodes MSRIRIDTMDGRLGFTADSVVLAEYVHRPDNPQLESPRPYFSPIRTRAGELVSLYRPHDHVWHKGITWSLPVVGDENFWGGPTFVDRRGYVQLPNNGTQGHREFPVVDDESTARFVEALDWVTEGGEQLFEEQRIVGATLLDDDSWLLAFATSMRNVSGRLIPIGSPTTRGRENAGYGGLFWRGPRSFTGGSVLAPGIAGGDELRGTRAPWMGFTGRHDVTGAASTIVMIDDPGNLQHPPQWFARSEEFACLCPAPFFSEEHEVEPGATLDLRYGVVIADGASDPDRAAALAAAGSARLPDLLNS; translated from the coding sequence ATGAGCCGCATCCGCATCGACACCATGGATGGCCGCCTCGGGTTCACGGCTGATTCCGTCGTGCTCGCCGAATACGTGCACCGTCCCGACAACCCGCAGCTCGAGTCCCCGCGGCCGTACTTCAGCCCCATCCGCACTCGCGCGGGGGAGCTCGTCTCGCTCTACCGCCCGCACGACCACGTCTGGCACAAGGGCATCACCTGGTCGCTGCCGGTGGTCGGCGACGAGAACTTCTGGGGCGGACCCACGTTCGTCGACCGCCGTGGCTACGTGCAGCTGCCGAACAACGGCACCCAGGGCCACCGCGAATTCCCGGTGGTCGACGACGAATCCACGGCCCGGTTCGTCGAGGCGCTCGATTGGGTGACCGAGGGCGGCGAGCAGCTCTTCGAGGAGCAGCGCATCGTGGGGGCCACCCTCCTCGACGACGACTCGTGGCTCCTCGCCTTCGCGACCAGCATGCGCAACGTCAGCGGCCGCCTGATCCCGATCGGCTCGCCGACCACGCGCGGCCGGGAGAACGCCGGCTACGGCGGACTGTTCTGGCGAGGCCCCAGGTCGTTCACCGGCGGATCCGTGCTCGCCCCCGGCATCGCCGGCGGCGATGAGCTGCGCGGAACACGGGCGCCCTGGATGGGGTTCACCGGTCGCCACGACGTCACCGGCGCCGCCTCGACGATCGTCATGATCGACGACCCCGGCAACCTGCAGCATCCGCCGCAGTGGTTTGCCCGCAGCGAGGAGTTCGCGTGCCTGTGCCCCGCTCCGTTCTTCAGCGAGGAGCACGAGGTCGAGCCGGGTGCGACCCTCGACCTTCGCTACGGCGTCGTCATCGCGGATGGCGCGAGCGACCCCGACCGCGCTGCGGCGCTCGCCGCGGCAGGATCGGCCCGGCTGCCCGACCTGCTGAACTCATGA
- a CDS encoding 5-dehydro-4-deoxyglucarate dehydratase has translation MTASAPRFDGVLFFPVTPFGADGGVELDLLAEHVESRLPFGPGAVFPACGTGEFHALAAGEVVDVVRTTVQTVAGRVPVIAGTGGPLGHAIELARGAADAGADGLLLLPPYLVSGTADGLVAWVEAVAAATELPVIVYHRGTARYTADTITRLVRNPRIIGFKDGTGDIGLAQEIVLAAQATGRDLQFFNGLLTAELSQGAYRGIGIPLYSSAAFAMIPELAGLHYRAYTDGDEETRMSLLREFYTPLVRLRDETPGFGVSLIKAGLRLRGLPVGSVRPPLVDPSPEQESRLAAILDDGLALAERLETAAAAAVTAPPAAAAGPTAVTAAAAR, from the coding sequence ATGACCGCATCCGCTCCCCGATTCGACGGAGTGCTCTTCTTCCCCGTCACGCCGTTCGGCGCCGACGGCGGCGTCGAGCTCGACCTGCTCGCCGAGCACGTCGAGAGCCGGCTCCCGTTCGGCCCCGGCGCGGTGTTCCCGGCGTGCGGCACCGGCGAGTTCCACGCACTCGCGGCCGGTGAGGTCGTCGACGTCGTGCGCACGACCGTGCAGACCGTGGCCGGGCGCGTGCCCGTGATCGCCGGCACCGGCGGCCCGCTCGGTCACGCGATCGAGCTCGCGCGGGGCGCGGCCGACGCCGGAGCCGACGGCTTGCTGCTCCTTCCGCCGTACCTCGTCTCGGGCACCGCCGACGGCCTCGTCGCGTGGGTCGAGGCGGTCGCTGCGGCGACCGAGCTGCCTGTGATCGTCTACCACCGCGGCACCGCGCGCTACACCGCCGACACGATCACGCGGCTCGTCCGCAACCCGCGCATCATCGGCTTCAAGGACGGTACGGGCGACATCGGGCTCGCGCAGGAGATCGTGCTCGCGGCGCAGGCAACGGGGCGCGACCTGCAGTTCTTCAACGGCCTGCTCACGGCCGAGCTCAGCCAGGGCGCCTACCGCGGCATCGGCATCCCGCTCTACTCGTCGGCCGCCTTCGCGATGATCCCCGAGCTCGCCGGGCTGCACTATCGCGCCTACACCGACGGAGATGAGGAGACACGGATGTCGCTCCTGCGCGAGTTCTACACGCCCCTCGTTCGACTCCGCGACGAGACACCCGGCTTCGGGGTGTCGCTCATCAAGGCGGGACTCCGCTTGCGCGGCCTTCCCGTCGGCTCGGTGCGCCCGCCGCTCGTCGACCCGTCGCCTGAGCAGGAATCCCGGCTCGCGGCGATCCTCGACGACGGCCTCGCGCTCGCCGAGCGGCTCGAGACGGCGGCGGCTGCGGCAGTGACGGCGCCACCGGCGGCTGCGGCTGGACCGACAGCAGTGACGGCGGCGGCCGCGCGGTGA
- a CDS encoding aldehyde dehydrogenase (NADP(+)), producing MTTTDTATRTTLDEVSDAARRAFAVTVASTAAERAAWLTAVADALDANGPELIAIADEESHLGTTRLTGELARTTSQLRLFAEAVVEGSYLEATVDHPNAETIPPRPDLRRMLRPLGPVAVFSASNFPFAFSVAGGDTASALAAGCPVIVKGHSAHPRLSRRTADVVAGALAAAGAPDGVFGLVEGRETGVALVQHPSIRAVGFTGSLHGGRALFDLASGRPDPIPFYGELSAVNPVLITAAALDARADELAAGLAASFTLGAGQFCTNPGVVFVPAGSGFAERVGAAVGATAPVPMLTDGIAAAFADGLSGLAAHDGVTVVAGYAAQQPGTGSAVVLSTTTAAVLADPSALLVECFGPSTLVVEYDRLDDALDAIHSIGGSLTATVHAEPGEELGGIVEVLTEIAGRVLFAGWPTGVAVSWAQQHGGPWPSTTSIHTSVGVTAVRRFLRPVAYQDASDAVLPPELRESNPLGIPRRVDGVLRLPGAPVT from the coding sequence ATGACCACGACCGATACCGCCACCCGCACCACTCTCGACGAGGTCTCGGATGCCGCCCGGCGCGCCTTCGCCGTCACGGTGGCGTCCACCGCCGCCGAGCGTGCCGCGTGGCTCACCGCGGTCGCCGATGCCCTCGATGCGAATGGGCCCGAGCTCATCGCCATCGCCGACGAGGAGTCTCACCTCGGCACCACTCGCCTCACGGGCGAGCTCGCCCGCACGACCTCGCAGCTGCGGCTCTTCGCGGAGGCCGTCGTCGAGGGCTCCTACCTCGAGGCCACGGTCGACCACCCGAATGCCGAGACGATCCCGCCGCGCCCCGACCTCCGCCGCATGCTGCGTCCGCTCGGCCCGGTGGCCGTCTTCAGCGCCTCGAACTTCCCGTTCGCCTTCTCGGTCGCGGGTGGCGACACCGCGTCGGCCCTCGCCGCCGGATGCCCCGTGATCGTGAAGGGGCACTCCGCGCATCCGCGGCTCTCGCGTCGCACCGCCGACGTCGTCGCCGGTGCACTGGCCGCGGCGGGGGCGCCCGACGGCGTGTTCGGCCTCGTCGAAGGCCGCGAGACGGGCGTCGCGCTCGTGCAGCATCCGTCGATCCGTGCCGTGGGCTTCACCGGATCGCTGCACGGCGGCCGCGCGCTCTTCGACCTCGCGTCGGGCCGACCCGACCCCATCCCCTTCTACGGTGAGCTGAGCGCCGTGAACCCCGTGCTCATCACCGCCGCCGCGCTCGACGCGCGCGCCGACGAGCTCGCCGCGGGACTCGCGGCATCCTTCACCCTCGGGGCCGGACAGTTCTGCACGAACCCCGGTGTCGTATTCGTGCCGGCGGGCTCCGGCTTCGCCGAGCGCGTCGGAGCGGCGGTCGGCGCGACCGCACCAGTGCCGATGCTCACCGACGGCATCGCGGCGGCGTTCGCCGACGGGCTCTCGGGCCTTGCCGCCCACGACGGCGTGACCGTCGTGGCGGGCTACGCAGCGCAGCAGCCGGGCACCGGATCGGCCGTCGTGCTCTCGACGACGACCGCCGCCGTGCTCGCCGATCCGTCGGCGCTCCTCGTCGAGTGCTTCGGCCCGTCGACGCTCGTCGTCGAGTACGACCGCCTCGACGACGCCTTGGACGCGATCCACTCCATCGGCGGCAGCCTCACGGCCACCGTTCACGCCGAGCCCGGCGAGGAACTCGGCGGCATCGTCGAGGTACTCACCGAGATCGCCGGCCGCGTGCTCTTCGCGGGCTGGCCGACCGGCGTCGCCGTGAGCTGGGCGCAGCAGCACGGCGGCCCGTGGCCGTCGACGACGTCGATCCACACCTCGGTCGGCGTGACCGCCGTGCGCCGGTTCCTCCGGCCCGTCGCGTACCAGGATGCATCCGATGCCGTGCTGCCGCCCGAGCTCCGCGAGTCGAACCCGCTCGGGATCCCGCGCCGCGTCGACGGCGTGCTGCGCCTGCCCGGTGCGCCGGTGACCTGA
- a CDS encoding Gfo/Idh/MocA family protein → MTEKPSPAPSTTPASSAPLRAAIVGTGAIANSHAAGLAATSDAELVAVVDRDPALARAFAERWGGPAVFDSLDELLASGTIDVLHVCTPPGAHAEQSIAALDAGVHVVCEKPAALSLDELDAMTDAAERNDRRFVVVFQQRTGSAAAHVRRLFDSGALGRPLVATCQTLWYRDPSYFAVPWRGKWSTEGGGTTLGHGIHQIDLLAWLLGDWASVHGGLWRLDRETETEDVSTAVITFAGGTVASVITSAVSPREVSSIRIDTELATVTVDHLYGHGHEHWRITPAPHVGEADSAAWALPDLEEASGHEPLLRDVYAALRSGGPLPSTASDAARSFEIVTAIYSSAATGQTVTPATLRDDVDRLRSLESPVVDLRRG, encoded by the coding sequence ATGACCGAGAAGCCCTCACCCGCGCCGTCCACCACACCCGCCTCGTCCGCCCCGCTGCGCGCGGCGATCGTCGGCACCGGCGCCATCGCGAACTCCCATGCCGCGGGGCTCGCGGCGACATCCGATGCCGAGCTCGTCGCCGTGGTCGACCGCGACCCCGCGCTCGCCCGCGCCTTCGCCGAACGCTGGGGCGGCCCCGCGGTGTTCGATTCGCTCGACGAACTGCTCGCGAGCGGCACGATCGACGTGCTGCACGTCTGCACGCCTCCGGGCGCCCACGCCGAGCAGTCCATCGCCGCGCTCGACGCAGGAGTGCACGTCGTGTGCGAGAAGCCCGCCGCGCTCTCCCTCGACGAGCTCGACGCGATGACGGATGCCGCCGAGCGCAACGATCGTCGCTTCGTCGTCGTGTTCCAGCAGCGCACCGGCTCGGCCGCGGCCCACGTGCGCCGCCTGTTCGACTCCGGCGCGCTCGGGCGCCCCCTCGTCGCGACGTGCCAGACGCTCTGGTACCGCGACCCCTCCTACTTCGCCGTGCCGTGGCGCGGCAAGTGGTCGACCGAGGGCGGCGGCACCACCCTGGGGCACGGCATCCACCAGATCGACCTGCTCGCGTGGCTCCTCGGCGACTGGGCGAGCGTGCACGGCGGCCTCTGGCGGCTCGACCGCGAGACCGAGACCGAAGACGTCTCGACGGCGGTCATCACGTTCGCGGGCGGCACCGTGGCATCCGTCATCACGAGCGCCGTGTCGCCGCGCGAGGTGAGCTCGATCCGCATCGACACCGAGCTCGCGACCGTGACGGTCGACCACCTCTACGGCCACGGTCACGAGCACTGGCGCATCACGCCGGCTCCGCACGTCGGCGAAGCAGATTCCGCGGCGTGGGCACTTCCCGACCTCGAAGAGGCGAGCGGGCACGAGCCGCTCCTGCGCGACGTCTACGCGGCGCTCCGCTCAGGCGGCCCGCTGCCGTCGACGGCGTCGGATGCCGCGCGCTCGTTCGAGATCGTGACCGCGATCTACTCCTCGGCCGCGACGGGCCAGACCGTGACGCCGGCAACGCTCCGTGACGACGTCGACCGGTTGCGCAGCCTCGAGAGCCCGGTCGTCGACCTTCGCCGTGGCTGA
- a CDS encoding serine hydrolase: MAALSGCTFGAGEPSTPTTPPLSTERPGYGNPPADAVATVTDERIEAAVAALPASIEQLMDETGMPGLAVAVVYGGKLIYSEGFGVRNIDSGEPVDPDTVFQLASVSKSVGATVVAHEVTEGVVDWDTPVALHLPEFALADPWVTEQVTIGDLYAHRSGLFKHAGDELEDLGYDRGEVLQRLRYTPLSPFRSTYAYGNFDITAAAESVARAAGVDWADLSEEVLYEPLGMRSTSSRFDDFMAEGNRADGHILDDDEWIVTPSQRQPDAESPAGGVSSSATDMAAWMSMVLSASGPDAEANDVVSPEALVPAITAQSVSGAAALGYQRSGFYGYGFNVGSTAGGLASVTHSGAFYLGAGTTFSMLPEAGLGIIALANGSADGTTEAVAARFMDLAQFGEIRQDWFALYTALFTAEAGPTGELVGESPPADAAPARALAEYAGDYVNDYFGTARVTVVGDSLELTVGPGTVVWPLDHWDGDVFVFEPFSENAALGSVSQTTFDGSTLEIELLDEHGLGTFTRAAG, encoded by the coding sequence ATGGCAGCATTGAGCGGATGCACCTTCGGCGCGGGGGAGCCATCCACCCCGACCACGCCACCCCTGTCCACCGAGAGGCCGGGATACGGCAACCCGCCGGCCGACGCCGTCGCGACGGTCACCGACGAACGCATCGAGGCGGCGGTCGCAGCGCTCCCCGCCTCGATCGAACAACTCATGGATGAGACCGGCATGCCTGGGCTCGCCGTTGCGGTCGTGTACGGCGGCAAGCTCATCTACTCGGAGGGGTTCGGTGTGCGCAACATCGACAGCGGAGAGCCCGTCGACCCCGACACCGTGTTCCAGCTCGCGTCGGTGTCGAAGTCGGTCGGTGCGACCGTCGTCGCGCACGAGGTGACCGAGGGCGTCGTCGACTGGGACACTCCGGTCGCGCTGCACCTGCCCGAATTCGCCCTCGCCGACCCTTGGGTCACCGAGCAGGTGACGATCGGCGACCTGTATGCGCACCGCTCGGGGCTCTTCAAGCATGCGGGTGACGAGCTCGAAGACCTGGGGTACGACCGCGGTGAGGTGCTGCAGCGACTCCGGTACACGCCATTGTCCCCGTTCCGCTCGACGTACGCGTACGGCAACTTCGACATCACCGCGGCGGCGGAGTCGGTCGCTCGCGCCGCGGGCGTCGACTGGGCCGACCTGTCTGAGGAGGTGCTGTACGAGCCGCTGGGCATGCGCTCGACGAGTTCTCGGTTCGACGACTTCATGGCGGAGGGGAACCGCGCCGACGGCCACATCCTCGACGACGACGAGTGGATCGTCACCCCGAGCCAGCGCCAGCCCGACGCCGAGTCGCCCGCGGGCGGGGTGAGCTCGAGTGCCACCGACATGGCGGCGTGGATGTCGATGGTCCTCAGTGCCTCCGGCCCGGATGCCGAGGCGAACGACGTCGTGAGCCCCGAGGCGCTCGTTCCGGCGATCACCGCCCAGTCGGTCTCGGGCGCGGCGGCGCTCGGTTACCAGCGCTCCGGGTTCTACGGTTACGGCTTCAATGTGGGGTCGACAGCGGGAGGCCTCGCCTCCGTCACCCATTCGGGCGCCTTCTACCTCGGTGCCGGCACGACGTTCAGCATGCTCCCGGAAGCAGGGCTCGGCATCATCGCCCTCGCGAACGGCTCCGCCGACGGCACCACAGAGGCCGTCGCCGCCCGCTTCATGGATCTCGCCCAATTCGGGGAGATCCGCCAGGACTGGTTCGCGCTGTACACGGCCCTGTTTACCGCGGAGGCCGGTCCTACCGGGGAACTCGTCGGGGAGTCACCTCCCGCGGATGCCGCGCCGGCTCGCGCGCTCGCCGAGTACGCGGGGGACTACGTGAACGACTACTTCGGTACCGCCCGGGTCACCGTGGTGGGTGATTCCCTCGAGCTCACGGTCGGCCCGGGCACGGTGGTCTGGCCGCTCGACCACTGGGACGGCGACGTGTTCGTCTTCGAACCGTTCAGCGAGAACGCAGCCCTCGGCAGCGTCTCGCAGACGACGTTCGACGGGTCCACGCTCGAGATCGAGTTGCTCGACGAGCACGGACTCGGCACGTTCACCCGCGCCGCGGGCTGA
- a CDS encoding enolase C-terminal domain-like protein has product MAWIEEPLRADDLAAHVALRDRIDVPIALGENLHTRYRFAEFIDAGVVDVVQPNIVRVGGITPFLAIASLADDRGVDLAPHLLLELSAQLALTLPGEHLVESVEDASFADLGVIASPSPVMVEGTRARTTGQTGLGIRFTDDRADAAASADPTEES; this is encoded by the coding sequence CTGGCCTGGATCGAGGAGCCGCTGCGCGCCGACGACCTCGCCGCGCACGTCGCCCTCCGCGACCGCATCGACGTGCCGATCGCCCTCGGCGAGAACCTGCACACGCGCTACCGGTTCGCCGAGTTCATCGACGCGGGCGTCGTCGACGTCGTGCAGCCGAACATCGTGCGCGTCGGCGGCATCACCCCGTTCCTCGCGATCGCGTCGCTCGCCGACGATCGCGGCGTGGATCTCGCGCCGCACCTGCTCCTCGAGCTCTCAGCCCAGCTCGCGCTCACGCTGCCGGGCGAGCACCTCGTCGAATCCGTCGAGGACGCCTCCTTCGCCGACCTCGGCGTGATCGCATCGCCATCGCCGGTCATGGTCGAGGGCACGCGGGCACGCACGACGGGGCAGACTGGACTGGGCATCCGCTTCACCGATGACCGAGCGGATGCCGCGGCATCCGCTGATCCCACGGAGGAATCATGA
- a CDS encoding M24 family metallopeptidase, with translation MSRVAAATSAQTTVPASSAPSAADRRVKRERMLQLLGRRGADSIVLHSHAAVAWYLDGARTHVSLAGDPIAAVVVRHGGDELRVFANEADRLLDEELGAIGDLDLDVTRVPWHDVLAPAGIAALAEDDVAAELRAARASLLPAELARYRALGREVAEALTDAADSADPAASERDVAARLGGDLIARGIDPLVILVAGRSRLGHRHPLPTGSPIGDRAMLVACGRRHGLIANATRWVRSGGRSDADAEADAERRILEVEAAFFASTLVGATIGEAFRGGIDSYARHGFGSDEWRRHHQGGAAGYAGRDPRGTAVVSDVVQQDHAFAWNPTAPGAKVEDTVLVRTTGVEVLTVDPRWPTIEVAGIDRPIELERVGSG, from the coding sequence ATGAGCAGGGTGGCGGCGGCGACGTCGGCCCAGACGACCGTGCCGGCGTCATCGGCGCCTTCGGCCGCCGACCGCCGGGTGAAGCGCGAGCGGATGCTGCAACTGCTCGGGCGCCGCGGCGCCGACTCGATCGTGCTCCACTCGCACGCCGCCGTCGCGTGGTACCTCGACGGAGCGCGGACCCACGTCTCGCTCGCGGGCGATCCCATTGCGGCCGTCGTCGTGCGGCACGGCGGCGACGAGCTGCGCGTGTTCGCCAACGAGGCCGACCGGCTGCTCGACGAGGAGCTCGGCGCGATCGGCGACCTCGACCTCGACGTCACCCGCGTGCCATGGCACGACGTCCTCGCGCCGGCCGGCATCGCCGCGCTCGCCGAAGACGACGTCGCGGCCGAACTGCGAGCGGCGCGGGCGAGTCTCCTTCCGGCCGAGCTCGCCCGGTACCGAGCGCTCGGGCGCGAGGTCGCCGAGGCGCTGACGGATGCCGCGGACTCCGCCGATCCCGCTGCATCCGAGCGCGACGTCGCGGCGCGCCTCGGCGGCGACCTCATCGCGCGCGGGATCGACCCGCTCGTGATCCTCGTCGCGGGCCGATCGCGCCTCGGCCACCGGCATCCGCTGCCCACCGGCTCGCCGATCGGCGACCGCGCCATGCTCGTGGCGTGCGGCCGCCGGCACGGCCTCATCGCGAACGCCACGAGGTGGGTGCGCTCGGGCGGTCGGAGCGACGCCGACGCCGAGGCCGACGCCGAGCGGCGCATCCTCGAGGTCGAGGCGGCCTTCTTCGCCTCGACGTTGGTCGGCGCGACGATCGGCGAGGCGTTCCGCGGCGGCATCGACTCGTATGCACGGCACGGCTTCGGCAGCGACGAGTGGCGCCGTCATCACCAGGGCGGCGCCGCGGGATACGCAGGGCGCGACCCGCGCGGCACTGCGGTCGTAAGCGACGTGGTACAGCAGGACCACGCCTTCGCGTGGAATCCGACGGCGCCGGGCGCCAAGGTAGAAGACACCGTGCTCGTGCGGACGACCGGTGTGGAGGTGCTCACCGTCGATCCCCGCTGGCCGACGATCGAGGTCGCCGGCATCGATCGCCCGATCGAGCTCGAGCGTGTAGGCTCGGGATAG